In Nerophis ophidion isolate RoL-2023_Sa linkage group LG02, RoL_Noph_v1.0, whole genome shotgun sequence, one DNA window encodes the following:
- the tmem9b gene encoding transmembrane protein 9B: protein MKAVFLRQTLLLVGVVLLNQVAAKNSEDIRCKCICPPYRDIEGQIYKQNVSLKDCNCLHVVEPMPVDGNDVEAYCLRCECKYEERSSGTIKVTIIIYLSILGLLLLYMVYLTLLEPILKRRLFGHSQLIQSDDDVGDQQPFANAHNVLSRSHSRPNMLNKVEHAQQRWRRQVQEQRKSVFDRHVVLS from the exons ATGAAGGCTGTGTTTCTACGTCAGACTTTGCTCTTGGTGGGGGTTGTGCTCCTAAACCAAGTGGCAGCGAAG AATTCCGAAGACAttcgttgtaaatgcatctgtCCGCCATACAGAGACATCGAGGGACAGATCTACAAGCAGAATGTGTCGCTCAAAGACTG CAACTGTCTCCATGTTGTGGAGCCAATGCCAGTTGATGGAAACGATGTGGAGGCCTACTGTTTACGTTGCGAGTGTAAATATGAAGAGAGGAGCTCAGGCACTATTAAG GTCACCATCATAATTTACCTGTCTATTTTGGGGCTGCTGCTTCTCTACATGGTCTACTTGACTCTTTTGGAGCCCATTTTGAAGAGACGACTGTTTGGACACTCACAGCTCATCCAAAGTGACGATGATGTCGGG GACCAGCAGCCTTTTGCAAATGCTCACAACGTCCTGTCTCGTTCACACTCTCGACCAAACATGCTGAACAAAGTGGAACACGCCCAGCAGCGCTGGAGGAGGCAGGTCCAGGAACAGAGAAAGTCGGTGTTTGACCGCCATGTTGTTCTCAGTTAA